Proteins found in one Balaenoptera musculus isolate JJ_BM4_2016_0621 chromosome 4, mBalMus1.pri.v3, whole genome shotgun sequence genomic segment:
- the LOC118893955 gene encoding uncharacterized protein LOC118893955, whose amino-acid sequence MMRLALSSLMTVVKSLRPRSPRQPSQLQAYVLLSAVPAGTSTSLPSPGQGTAKAPVLAVVLNQSLEESGEEVSPTSATYSENAEVVGPPGKMKEGRLNAGQAETTGVHCISQHTQQSHTSLPWPLFFHCLKCSSTVILLTNAYVAFKSQITRHLLLATFFVRKITPSLEPFLCLIPISIIIRLNWIFFRTINCNYTNSLRVTLNYKFVRTRHRSSHFHPPMQAKVDPTPPFVLAETTPPKCEKLGQEERWEHRDARSRQVVSAQGLQ is encoded by the exons ATGATGCGGTTGGCGCTCTCCTCCCTCATGACCGTTGTGAAATCATTACGCCCCCGGAGTCCACGGCAGCCCAGCCAG CTCCAGGCTTACGTCCTCCTTTCAGCAGTCCCAGCAGGAACAAgcacctctctcccctcccctggccaggGTACAGCCAAAGCCCCGGTCTTGGCTGTTGTCCTGAACCAGTCACTGGAAGAAAGTGGGGAAGAGGTCAGCCCCACCTCAGCCACCTACAGCGAGAACGCAGAAGTTGTGGGTCCCCCagggaaaatgaaagaagggagaCTGAATGCTGGGCAGGCTGAAACAACAGGTGTCCACTGTATTTCTCAACACACGCAGCAATCTCATacctccctgccctggcccctgTTTTTCCACTGCCTAAAATGCTCTTCCACGGTTATCCTTCTGACAAATGCCTATGTAGCCTTTAAAAGCCAGATCACACGTCACCTCCTTCTTGCCACCTTCTTTGTCCGTAAAATTACTCCATCCTTGGAACCATTTCTGTGCCTCATACCTATTTCTATTATTATCAGACTGAATTGGATTTTCTTTAGAACAATTAATTGCAATTATACaa ATTCCTTGCGGGTCACTTTAAATTACAAGTTCGTCCGTACACGACATCGGAGTAGCCActtccacccgccaatgcaggcgAAGGTCGACCCAACGCCTCCCTTTGTACTCGCCGAAACTACGCCACCTAAATGCGAAAAGTTAGGACAGGAAGAGAGATGGGAGCATAGGGACGCACGTTCTAGACAAGTTGTCAGCGCGCAGGGGTTACAGTAA